In one window of Thermus neutrinimicus DNA:
- a CDS encoding tetratricopeptide repeat protein, with translation MKGVLEALHQGDYDTAIERLTRKALFGSKGEAREALLLLAEVHSLYGEEGLEKAHRALEEAYELGGLEYDPLYRALLGELLALEGRGEREVLALFLPTEDPRARYHQAQALFYLGRFEEVLRTLKEGLPAFLAWRAEGLRGRALERLGRYREAALAYERGAELALGLERYWLLLDAAAMWLEAGEGERALLALEEALGAVGEEPVEDAATRHYLLARAHFLLDNPNRALEEVGRALALEEESGHKAYGTPLLQGQILLRLGRYAEGMAAFQEALARAEGLEKGYVLHEMAVAALDQGAYLEAEEYLGALLREEGYPYRAQALADLAEALYRQGRYQEAEEMAQKAMRQGAEAAGELILGHIAYDLMHLEEALTHYRKAAELSQEGSREWVGAQEMVVDTLVQLGYRSPEEILARTEAVLPHVHPADEWHQALVAYRERAEALLREGRRPN, from the coding sequence ATGAAGGGGGTCCTCGAGGCCCTGCACCAGGGGGATTACGACACCGCCATTGAGCGCCTCACCCGGAAGGCCCTGTTCGGCTCCAAAGGGGAGGCCCGGGAGGCCCTTTTGCTCCTGGCGGAGGTGCATAGCCTCTACGGGGAGGAGGGGTTGGAAAAGGCCCACCGGGCCTTGGAGGAGGCCTATGAGCTCGGGGGGCTGGAGTACGACCCCCTGTACCGGGCCCTTCTGGGGGAGCTTCTGGCCCTCGAGGGCCGAGGGGAGAGGGAGGTGCTGGCCCTGTTCCTCCCCACGGAGGACCCCCGGGCCCGCTACCACCAGGCCCAGGCCCTCTTCTACCTGGGGCGGTTTGAGGAGGTGCTGAGGACGCTTAAGGAGGGGCTTCCCGCCTTTTTGGCCTGGCGGGCAGAGGGGCTTAGGGGCAGGGCCTTGGAGAGGCTGGGCCGCTACCGGGAGGCCGCCTTGGCCTACGAGAGGGGGGCGGAGCTGGCCTTGGGGCTGGAGCGCTACTGGCTCCTCTTGGATGCCGCTGCCATGTGGCTGGAGGCGGGGGAGGGGGAAAGGGCCCTCTTGGCCCTGGAGGAGGCCTTGGGGGCCGTGGGGGAGGAGCCCGTGGAGGATGCCGCCACCCGCCACTACCTCCTGGCCCGGGCCCATTTCCTCCTGGATAACCCCAACCGGGCCCTGGAGGAGGTGGGGAGGGCTTTGGCTTTGGAGGAGGAAAGCGGCCACAAGGCGTATGGCACTCCCCTTCTGCAAGGGCAGATCCTTCTCCGCCTGGGCCGTTACGCGGAGGGCATGGCCGCCTTCCAGGAGGCTTTGGCCAGGGCTGAAGGCCTGGAGAAGGGCTACGTTCTCCACGAGATGGCGGTGGCGGCCCTGGACCAGGGGGCCTACCTGGAGGCGGAGGAGTACCTGGGGGCCCTTTTGCGGGAAGAGGGCTACCCCTACCGCGCCCAGGCCCTGGCGGACCTGGCCGAGGCCCTGTACCGGCAAGGACGGTACCAGGAGGCGGAGGAGATGGCGCAAAAGGCCATGCGCCAGGGGGCAGAGGCGGCGGGGGAGCTGATCCTGGGCCACATCGCCTACGACCTCATGCACCTGGAGGAAGCCCTGACCCACTACCGCAAGGCGGCGGAGCTTTCCCAGGAGGGAAGCCGGGAGTGGGTGGGGGCCCAGGAGATGGTGGTGGATACCCTGGTCCAGTTGGGTTACCGCTCCCCCGAGGAGATCCTGGCCCGCACCGAGGCGGTCTTGCCCCACGTTCACCCCGCCGACGAGTGGCACCAGGCCCTGGTTGCCTACCGGGAGCGGGCGGAGGCCCTCCTGCGGGAGGGAAGGCGGCCCAACTAG